Proteins encoded within one genomic window of Gallus gallus isolate bGalGal1 chromosome 1, bGalGal1.mat.broiler.GRCg7b, whole genome shotgun sequence:
- the GPR82 gene encoding probable G-protein coupled receptor 82, with protein MRNSTCVLHPSIATTVALPVIYSLLFITGSFGNILTAWVFSRQASTKRTQYIYLVNLVTANLLVCSTMPFLAGYFAKGHEWTYSSDVCRAAYHLGTTVMHVCMYVTITILCTIALSQYATLKKNNNARHSPAVTKSLYKRGLQKFRQPKFAKYFCIFIWLIVLCATITAIAFDAQARREQIFHTCYNTKVEIGEFTAKTAASFATACFFLFFLTVLLSYYSLTRHLSKIQKNTHFGQNHMIYRTVKRNILVIQIILTVCFLPYHIFKPIFYVLLPEEDCSRINYLVEIKNFLTCLCVSRSSIDPVMTLLIDKTFKKSLYSLFKKSIPDHHQRRADIFTEEIPPM; from the coding sequence ATGAGAAATTCAACATGTGTTCTTCATCCATCGATAGCTACTACTGTAGCTCTACCAGTCATCTACTCCCTCCTATTTATTACTGGAAGTTTTGGAAACATTCTCACTGCCTGGGTGTTTTCAAGACAAGCATCCACGAAAAGAACACAATATATTTATCTTGTAAATCTCGTCACTGCTAATTTACTTGTATGTAGCACTATGCCTTTTCTGGCTGGCTATTTTGCAAAAGGGCACGAATGGACATACAGCTCTGATGTATGCAGAGCAGCGTATCACCTTGGAACTACCGTTATGCATGTCTGCATGTACGTTACAATTACGATTTTATGTACGATTGCTTTAAGTCAGTATgcaacactgaagaaaaataacaatgcaCGACACTCCCCAGCAGTTACAAAAAGCTTGTACAAACGTGGACTTCAAAAGTTTCGTCAGCCAAAGTTcgctaaatatttctgtatctttATATGGCTTATTGTGTTGTGCGCAACAATAACAGCTATAGCATTTGATGCTCAGGCAAGGAGGGAGCAAATATTTCACACGTGTTATAACACGAAGGTAGAAATTGGTGAATTTACTGCAAAGACTGCAGCTTCGTTTGCTactgcttgtttctttctattttttctaacAGTTTTGTTATCATACTATTCCCTCACCAGACACCTgagtaaaatacaaaaaaacacccacttTGGACAAAACCATATGATTTATagaacagtgaaaagaaacattCTTGTCATCCAGATAATTTTAACTGTCTGCTTTCTTCCGTATCATATTTTCAAACCCATATTTTATGTACTGCTTCCAGAAGAAGACTGCTCAAGGATAAACTATCTAGTAGAAATTAAAAACTTCCTTACTTGTCTGTGTGTTTCTAGGAGCAGTATAGATCCAGTTATGACCCTTCTGATAGataaaacatttaagaaaagtCTATATAGTCTGTTTAAAAAATCCATACCTGACCACCACCAACGCAGAGCTGATATTTTCACTGAAGAGATCCCACCAATGTGA